Proteins encoded by one window of Xanthomonas sp. DAR 80977:
- a CDS encoding RHS repeat-associated core domain-containing protein, producing the protein MSIGHEMKGSAKLLTKLLWLLALALPLHAAAETVEYFHTDALGTPIAVTDATGNLIETSEYEPYGKLLNRPVTDGPGFTGHVQDAATGLTYMQQRYYDPLVGRFLSADPVSASPKAGSNMNRYWYSNNNPYRFNDPDGRYVCSGSDSDCQAVKSALRDARSMTQSAIKVGENKAALNSVLKFLGKDGVNNGVTIKFVSGYGMGNTLSQGGKTTIAIDREGINSRADRRGISQSAALTATLFHEGQHGIDWKREGMPKTSHQENAGELRAARTEANAWELMKTDSWWGTWTNLGGYNEGAIKNEADAATNLWCGGVCK; encoded by the coding sequence ATGAGCATCGGACACGAAATGAAAGGAAGCGCCAAGCTCTTGACCAAACTGTTGTGGCTGCTGGCCCTCGCGCTGCCGCTTCACGCTGCTGCCGAAACGGTGGAGTATTTCCACACCGACGCCCTGGGCACCCCGATCGCGGTAACTGACGCCACCGGCAACCTGATCGAGACCAGCGAGTACGAGCCATACGGCAAGCTGCTCAACCGCCCGGTGACCGATGGACCTGGGTTCACTGGCCACGTGCAGGATGCGGCGACCGGGCTGACGTACATGCAGCAGCGGTACTATGATCCGCTGGTCGGGCGGTTCTTGTCTGCAGATCCAGTGTCAGCGAGCCCTAAAGCAGGGAGTAACATGAATCGCTATTGGTACTCTAATAACAATCCATATCGATTCAATGATCCGGATGGGCGATATGTTTGTTCGGGAAGCGATTCGGATTGTCAGGCAGTCAAGTCGGCACTGAGGGACGCGCGTTCTATGACGCAGAGCGCGATAAAAGTTGGCGAGAACAAAGCTGCACTTAATTCTGTTTTGAAATTTCTCGGAAAAGATGGTGTTAATAATGGAGTGACAATAAAATTTGTTAGTGGATATGGGATGGGAAATACTTTGTCGCAGGGTGGAAAAACAACAATAGCCATTGACAGGGAGGGGATAAATAGTCGGGCTGATAGACGTGGAATCTCTCAGAGTGCTGCTTTGACGGCAACGCTATTCCATGAAGGTCAACACGGGATCGACTGGAAGCGTGAAGGTATGCCTAAGACAAGCCACCAGGAAAATGCAGGAGAACTTCGTGCGGCGAGAACCGAGGCTAATGCGTGGGAATTAATGAAAACTGATTCTTGGTGGGGTACTTGGACAAATCTCGGCGGTTATAACGAAGGTGCGATAAAGAATGAGGCTGATGCGGCTACCAATCTTTGGTGTGGAGGTGTATGCAAATGA
- a CDS encoding Ldh family oxidoreductase gives MNASDTVALSLDQATVLVERILRHAGFGQAHVRTLTATIVAGERDGCASHGLYRTLGCVATLRNGKVVGDAEPVVHDQAPGIVRVDARGGFSLLAFERGLPSLIEKARGNGLAALAINHCVHFSALWPEVERITEAGLVALICNPSHAWVTPAGGHTPLLGTNPLAFGWPRVDALPFVFDFATSAVARGEIELHRRAGLPIPEGWGVDAEGRPTTDPNVVAGGGGAMLTFGGHKGSALSAMIELIAGPLIGDLTSAESLAHDAGAGASPYHGELILALDPVRFLGAEWATHMARAETFFVAYQDTGARLPSQRRYQARTHSLREGVRIPRDLHRDLLTLLE, from the coding sequence ATGAACGCCAGCGATACCGTCGCACTGTCCCTGGACCAGGCCACCGTGCTGGTCGAACGCATCCTGCGCCATGCCGGCTTCGGCCAGGCGCATGTGCGAACCCTCACCGCCACGATCGTCGCGGGCGAACGCGACGGCTGCGCGTCGCATGGGCTGTACCGGACCCTGGGCTGTGTGGCGACGCTGCGCAACGGCAAGGTCGTGGGCGATGCCGAGCCGGTCGTGCACGATCAGGCGCCCGGCATCGTCCGCGTCGATGCACGCGGCGGCTTCTCGCTGCTGGCGTTCGAGCGGGGCCTGCCGTCGCTGATCGAGAAAGCGCGCGGCAATGGGCTGGCGGCGCTGGCGATCAACCATTGCGTGCATTTCTCCGCGCTGTGGCCGGAAGTCGAGCGCATCACCGAGGCCGGGCTGGTCGCGCTGATCTGCAATCCCAGCCATGCCTGGGTCACGCCGGCCGGCGGCCATACGCCCTTGCTGGGAACCAACCCGCTCGCGTTCGGCTGGCCGCGCGTGGACGCGCTTCCCTTCGTGTTCGATTTCGCCACGAGCGCGGTGGCGCGCGGCGAGATCGAATTGCACCGCCGCGCCGGCCTGCCGATTCCCGAAGGCTGGGGGGTGGACGCCGAAGGCAGGCCGACCACCGATCCGAACGTGGTCGCCGGCGGCGGTGGCGCGATGCTGACCTTCGGCGGACACAAGGGATCGGCACTGTCGGCGATGATCGAACTGATCGCCGGGCCGCTGATCGGCGATCTCACCAGCGCCGAATCGCTGGCGCACGACGCCGGCGCCGGCGCCTCGCCCTACCATGGCGAATTGATCCTGGCGCTGGACCCAGTGCGCTTCCTCGGCGCGGAGTGGGCCACGCACATGGCACGCGCCGAAACCTTCTTCGTCGCCTACCAGGACACCGGTGCGCGGCTGCCCTCGCAACGCCGCTATCAGGCGCGCACGCACAGCCTACGCGAAGGCGTGCGGATTCCTCGCGACCTGCATCGGGACCTGCTGACGTTGCTGGAGTAA
- a CDS encoding TonB-dependent receptor: MPMSFPHASHPSHHRAPVPQPLALAVAAALSLGAACPALAQEASTDDGKTQTLDSIVVTGSRLRRVDTETANPVVTINRAQIEATGKATLGDLVQELPSIAGNATNPNTNNGGGTGASTISLRGLGEKRTLILVNGTRLASNDVNAIPATMIERVEVLSDGASAVYGSDAIGGVVNFILRKGFDGIEGSTDFGTSSRSDGNRRNFSLTAGKTGERGSIVAGLSYHNIDPVSAGERSYSKDALSLIDGVGVKQGSSATPTGSISFNDGSDAAKALAASNGCSRVTFNGGSSSPTNASQYHCYVASTDSYNYQPYNLLQTPQERTNAFVIGSFRFNDHLEGYVNTYFSKTTSSSIIAPIPIFANGDNFLVSADSYYNPFGVNFGTDRSTGTSYNNFNTRATVLGNRRYEYNTYNFQINPGLRGSFGDSSWQWDASVNYGKVKQKSINYGFLDYAGFNAAVGPSFLDSDGTVKCGSAGAVIAGCTPIDVFNLNSESNKAALEALVVNPIVTSVYTVKQFEANANGNLFDLPAGTVSLAAGVSYRKESTSTAADPLWTGDENGMCGVIEFCATVLGGSFSVKEAYAEALFPLLADLPLVHSLNLTVGSRFSDYDTVGSKTNSKVSLEYRPIENLLLRGTVSQVFRAPNINELYSGVVGDSPSVTDPCNGYTGGHAAACANVPTDGSYQQADNQVGAKASGAVVAGYQLKPETGKSYDFGVVYDPGWLDGLSMSADLWKINLQDTITQVSAQTVLNQCYANASSAFCALIHRNDNGTINYIAEPTVNLGKLWASGADFSLNYRLPDTAWGSFNASLNGTYVIRYDINPDTTDASTVTIHNAGKYTYAYGNFPRWRGLGTLSWNLGDWSASWRIRYIGSTEIGSADTRQGLSADADQAAVVRGIGSYVYHNVQVGYNFKPWHTRVELGVDNLADKQPPLYYANNVTNANTDVATYDLLGRYYWARATVKF; this comes from the coding sequence ATTCCCATGTCGTTCCCGCACGCAAGCCATCCTTCCCACCATCGCGCGCCGGTGCCGCAACCGCTGGCGCTGGCCGTGGCCGCCGCGCTGTCGCTGGGCGCCGCATGTCCTGCGCTGGCGCAGGAGGCGAGCACGGACGACGGCAAGACCCAGACCCTGGACAGCATCGTGGTCACCGGCTCGCGCCTGCGCCGCGTCGATACCGAAACCGCCAATCCTGTGGTGACCATCAACCGCGCGCAGATCGAGGCGACCGGCAAGGCCACGCTCGGCGACCTGGTGCAGGAGTTGCCGTCGATCGCCGGCAACGCGACCAATCCCAATACCAACAACGGCGGCGGCACCGGCGCCTCGACCATCTCGCTGCGCGGCCTGGGCGAGAAGCGCACGCTGATCCTGGTCAACGGCACGCGCCTGGCCAGCAACGACGTCAACGCGATCCCGGCGACGATGATCGAGCGGGTGGAAGTGCTCAGCGACGGCGCCTCGGCGGTGTACGGCTCGGACGCGATCGGCGGCGTGGTCAACTTCATCCTGCGCAAGGGCTTCGACGGCATCGAGGGCAGCACCGACTTCGGCACCAGCTCGCGCAGCGACGGCAACCGCCGCAACTTCTCCCTGACCGCCGGCAAGACCGGCGAGCGCGGCAGCATCGTCGCCGGCCTGTCCTACCACAACATCGATCCGGTCTCGGCCGGCGAGCGCAGCTATTCCAAGGATGCGCTGTCGCTGATCGATGGCGTCGGGGTGAAGCAGGGCTCCTCGGCCACGCCGACCGGCAGCATCAGCTTCAACGACGGCTCCGATGCGGCCAAGGCGCTGGCGGCGAGCAACGGCTGCTCGCGGGTCACCTTCAACGGCGGCAGCAGCAGCCCGACCAATGCCAGCCAGTACCACTGCTACGTCGCCTCCACCGATTCCTACAACTACCAGCCGTACAACCTGCTGCAGACGCCACAGGAACGCACCAATGCCTTCGTGATCGGCAGCTTCCGCTTCAACGACCACCTGGAAGGCTACGTCAACACCTACTTCAGCAAGACCACCTCGTCCTCGATCATCGCGCCAATCCCGATCTTCGCCAACGGCGACAACTTCCTGGTCTCGGCCGACAGCTACTACAACCCGTTCGGGGTCAACTTCGGCACCGACCGCAGCACCGGCACCTCGTACAACAACTTCAACACCCGCGCCACGGTGCTGGGCAACCGCCGCTACGAGTACAACACCTACAACTTCCAGATCAATCCGGGCCTGCGCGGCAGCTTCGGCGACAGCTCCTGGCAGTGGGATGCCAGCGTCAACTACGGCAAGGTCAAGCAGAAGTCGATCAACTACGGCTTCCTCGACTACGCCGGGTTCAACGCCGCGGTGGGTCCATCGTTCCTGGACAGCGATGGCACGGTCAAGTGCGGCAGCGCCGGCGCGGTGATCGCCGGCTGTACCCCGATCGACGTGTTCAACCTCAACAGCGAGAGCAACAAGGCCGCGCTGGAAGCGCTGGTGGTCAACCCGATCGTGACCAGCGTCTATACCGTCAAGCAGTTCGAGGCCAACGCCAACGGCAACCTGTTCGACCTGCCGGCCGGCACGGTGAGCCTGGCGGCGGGCGTGTCCTACCGCAAGGAAAGCACCTCCACCGCCGCCGATCCGCTGTGGACCGGCGACGAGAACGGCATGTGCGGGGTGATCGAATTCTGCGCCACCGTGCTGGGCGGCAGCTTCAGCGTCAAGGAAGCCTATGCCGAGGCGCTGTTCCCGTTGCTGGCGGACCTGCCGCTGGTGCATTCGCTGAACCTGACCGTGGGCAGCCGCTTCTCCGACTACGACACCGTCGGCAGCAAGACCAACAGCAAGGTCTCGCTGGAGTACCGCCCGATCGAGAACCTGCTGCTGCGCGGCACCGTGTCGCAGGTGTTCCGCGCGCCGAACATCAACGAGCTGTATTCCGGCGTGGTCGGCGATTCGCCGTCGGTCACCGATCCGTGCAACGGCTACACCGGCGGCCATGCCGCGGCCTGCGCCAACGTGCCCACCGACGGCAGCTACCAGCAGGCCGACAACCAGGTCGGCGCCAAGGCGTCCGGCGCGGTGGTGGCCGGCTACCAGCTCAAGCCGGAGACCGGCAAGTCCTACGACTTCGGCGTGGTCTACGATCCGGGCTGGCTGGATGGCTTGTCGATGAGCGCGGACCTGTGGAAGATCAACCTGCAGGACACCATCACCCAGGTGTCGGCGCAGACCGTGCTCAACCAGTGCTACGCCAATGCGTCCAGCGCGTTCTGCGCGCTGATCCACCGCAACGACAACGGCACCATCAACTACATCGCCGAGCCGACCGTGAACCTCGGCAAGCTGTGGGCCAGCGGCGCAGACTTCAGCCTCAACTACCGCCTGCCGGACACCGCCTGGGGCAGCTTCAACGCCAGCCTCAACGGTACCTACGTGATCCGCTACGACATCAACCCGGACACCACCGACGCCAGCACCGTCACCATCCACAACGCCGGCAAGTACACCTACGCCTACGGCAACTTCCCGCGCTGGCGCGGGCTGGGCACGCTGAGCTGGAACCTGGGCGACTGGAGCGCGTCGTGGCGCATCCGCTACATCGGCAGCACCGAGATCGGCAGCGCCGATACGCGGCAGGGGCTGTCGGCCGATGCCGACCAGGCCGCCGTGGTGCGCGGCATCGGCTCCTACGTCTATCACAACGTGCAGGTCGGCTATAACTTCAAGCCCTGGCACACCCGCGTCGAACTGGGCGTGGACAACCTGGCCGACAAGCAGCCGCCGCTGTACTACGCCAACAACGTGACCAATGCCAACACCGACGTGGCCACCTACGATCTGCTCGGCCGCTACTACTGGGCGCGGGCCACGGTGAAGTTCTGA
- a CDS encoding RHS repeat protein — translation MFRVRPVIGMVLVCLGARAHAADDLAPYEEYEKKIKAAQVVGPLKGDIFGENISLYDRSVSFRATDVDVPGNNALPVAVGREFKVMNRRQEYVAKGFGDWEIDTPRVYGEFLAEKGWVTTSASPAARCSVPARPDAAMTVNGITYPGIADDVWHGYYLHVPGAGEQELLVDNQTKTPRPTDGVTRPWITKEGWRLGCLASVSNYAGEGFLAISPSGVKYYFDYAVAITIKPYRVSIQGTGNLAARTRIALMASRVEDRFGNWVTYSYTGDKLSSIQSSDGRAITLTYNGDLISSIQANGQTWSYGYELSTAYPTPQGGYRLKTVTQPDGSQWTYSIASGSMLPTREPPAGGGASNCVSEPDAMNGAVSLQVTHPSGATGLFAFGYQRQYRNHTPIHPCDYAGQTPTPYVPSYFDNYVLASKTVTGPGLAQQVWSYAADTPATKFYTSGQATDPCPTCVPSKTVKVTNPDGTATAYEFGFMYGLNDGRLLSTAALDANGNTVSKTSNTYFADGDVAAQPFPAEMGQSLLGIPNPLTNVLRPLRSKTVVQDSVSYTWTANGFDAFARTLSVTRASPWHSRTDAAEYYDDLGKWIVGQSAKSTNTNTGLVESQTSYDANAMPSQRWSFGKLRLTLGYNSDGTLATVKDGNNNTTTVSNWKRGVPQSIRYADGSTESATVNDSGWITATTDENGYTTSYGYDAMGRLASIAYPASDNVAWNTTTQAFEQVNGSEYGLDAGHWRQTVATGNGRKLTYFDALWRPVLTREFDTGNEAGTQRFQKFAYDYDGRTTFSSYPGTSDTLSTGTWSEYDALGRATSVSQDSELGLLTTRTEYLSGVRTLVTNPRGQQTTTGFQVFDQPDYSKPVSIMHPEGAVTEIPHDVFGKALAIHRRNSDSSLAVTRSYVYDGYQQLCKTVEPETGATVMDYDAAGNLAWSASGQSYTSTSACNTADVAAGAKVGRSYDARNRLATLAFPDGVGNQSFVYTADGLPAQVTTNNSNGGDAVVNAYTYNKRRLLQGESMTQPGSSALSIGYAYTANGHPAGVTYPSGLALNYAPNALGQATQANGYALGVSYYPNGAIKQFTYGNGIVHTMAQNARQLPARSSDSGASNPLDLGYTYDANGNVGGITDYARGRQTRSMSYDGLDRLSTTQSAMFGGDNLARYSYNVLDDLTAVKVGGSRDYSYFYNSNRQLLSVNNSSDSSAVIGLSYDAQGNLSNKNGVHYLFDKGNRLREVTGVETYRYDAQGRRVLANSPSLGNIVSLYGQDGVLRYQRDERVGKISEYVYLGGSLLAKVSNLPTLASPSVTVPDYSSSGSYTVQWSTVASANRYELQEQANGGSWTALYSGTATSQAVSGKAAGSYAYRARACLGSYCGAWSATGTAVVQFAPSDAPSISVPGTGVVGNYTISWGTVTGAATYSLEESANGGSWSVSYSGGAQSNAYSGKAAGSYAYRVRGCNPAGCGPYSGTGTVQAVYAPGSAPSLSAPATNTSGSYTLSWSTVATSSSYTLEESSNGGSSWSGIASVGGTSAGVSGRGAGTYLYRVKACNAAGCGSYSSNASTQVIFAPSGAPSLSAPASAGVNGYTVSWSGVATASSYTLEESANGGGWTATQNASATSQAFSGKGNGSYAYRAKACNVAGCGPYSNTQTTVVDTSPPATPAFNAPSYRYVSGGTGRYYLDWTARARATRYEVTGAVSYSGPNTIVTLNKTGSGNSVQVRACNENGCSAWSAAFTPPLEGGPNQ, via the coding sequence ATGTTCAGAGTGCGGCCGGTGATCGGCATGGTGCTGGTGTGCCTGGGTGCGCGTGCGCACGCGGCGGACGACTTGGCGCCTTACGAGGAATACGAGAAGAAGATCAAGGCCGCGCAGGTCGTCGGCCCGCTGAAGGGCGACATCTTCGGCGAGAACATCAGCCTGTACGATCGCAGCGTCAGCTTCCGCGCCACCGATGTGGACGTGCCAGGCAACAACGCGCTGCCGGTGGCGGTCGGACGCGAGTTCAAGGTCATGAACAGGCGCCAGGAGTATGTCGCCAAGGGATTCGGCGACTGGGAAATCGACACGCCGCGCGTGTACGGCGAGTTCCTGGCGGAGAAGGGGTGGGTGACGACCAGCGCTTCGCCTGCTGCGCGGTGCTCGGTTCCGGCCAGACCCGATGCTGCGATGACGGTCAATGGGATCACCTATCCCGGCATTGCCGACGACGTCTGGCACGGCTACTACCTGCATGTTCCCGGTGCCGGCGAGCAGGAGCTGCTGGTCGACAACCAGACCAAGACCCCGCGCCCCACCGACGGCGTCACCCGTCCCTGGATCACCAAGGAAGGCTGGCGCCTGGGCTGTCTGGCCAGCGTCAGCAACTATGCAGGCGAGGGATTTCTCGCCATCTCGCCGTCGGGCGTGAAGTACTACTTCGACTATGCCGTCGCCATCACTATCAAACCCTACAGAGTGTCTATTCAAGGGACAGGTAACCTGGCGGCGCGCACGCGCATCGCACTGATGGCCAGCCGTGTCGAGGACCGTTTCGGCAATTGGGTCACCTATAGCTACACGGGCGACAAGCTGTCCTCGATCCAATCCAGCGACGGACGCGCGATCACGCTGACCTACAACGGCGATCTGATCAGCAGCATCCAGGCCAACGGCCAGACCTGGAGCTATGGCTACGAACTCAGCACCGCCTACCCGACGCCACAGGGCGGCTATCGCCTGAAGACCGTCACCCAGCCCGACGGCTCGCAATGGACCTACAGCATCGCCAGCGGCAGCATGTTGCCGACGCGCGAACCGCCGGCCGGCGGCGGTGCCAGCAATTGCGTTTCCGAACCGGATGCGATGAACGGCGCTGTGTCGCTGCAGGTCACCCATCCCTCGGGTGCCACCGGCCTGTTCGCGTTTGGCTACCAACGCCAATATCGCAACCATACCCCGATCCATCCCTGCGACTATGCCGGGCAGACGCCGACACCCTACGTCCCGAGTTATTTCGACAACTACGTGCTTGCCTCGAAGACCGTCACCGGCCCTGGCCTGGCGCAACAAGTCTGGAGCTATGCGGCCGATACCCCCGCGACCAAGTTCTACACCTCGGGCCAAGCCACCGATCCATGCCCGACGTGCGTTCCGAGCAAGACGGTGAAGGTGACCAATCCCGACGGCACCGCAACGGCCTACGAATTCGGCTTCATGTACGGCCTCAACGACGGCCGCCTGCTGAGTACCGCCGCGCTGGACGCCAACGGCAACACGGTGTCCAAGACCAGCAATACCTACTTCGCCGATGGCGACGTCGCCGCGCAGCCGTTCCCGGCGGAAATGGGCCAATCCCTGCTCGGCATTCCCAATCCGCTGACCAATGTGCTGCGCCCGCTGCGCAGCAAGACCGTGGTGCAGGACAGCGTCTCCTATACCTGGACCGCGAATGGCTTCGATGCCTTTGCACGTACGCTCAGCGTCACCCGCGCCAGCCCCTGGCACTCGCGCACGGATGCGGCCGAGTACTACGACGACCTGGGCAAGTGGATCGTCGGCCAGAGCGCCAAGAGCACCAATACCAATACCGGCCTGGTGGAGTCGCAGACCAGCTACGACGCCAACGCGATGCCGTCGCAGCGCTGGTCGTTCGGCAAGCTGCGCCTGACCCTGGGCTACAACAGCGACGGCACGCTGGCAACGGTGAAGGACGGCAACAACAACACGACCACCGTCTCCAACTGGAAGCGTGGCGTGCCGCAGTCGATCCGCTACGCCGACGGCAGCACCGAGTCGGCCACGGTCAACGACAGCGGCTGGATCACCGCGACCACCGACGAGAACGGCTACACCACCAGCTATGGCTACGACGCCATGGGCCGGCTGGCGAGCATCGCCTATCCGGCCAGCGACAACGTGGCCTGGAACACCACCACGCAGGCGTTCGAGCAGGTCAACGGCAGCGAGTACGGGCTGGATGCCGGCCATTGGCGGCAGACCGTGGCCACCGGCAACGGACGCAAGCTGACCTACTTCGATGCGCTGTGGCGCCCGGTGCTCACGCGCGAGTTCGATACCGGCAACGAGGCCGGTACCCAGCGTTTCCAGAAATTCGCCTACGATTACGACGGCCGCACCACCTTCAGTTCCTACCCGGGAACCAGCGATACGCTCAGCACCGGCACCTGGAGCGAGTACGACGCGCTGGGCCGTGCGACCTCGGTGTCGCAGGACAGCGAGCTGGGCCTGCTGACCACGCGCACCGAGTACTTGAGCGGCGTCCGCACCCTTGTGACCAACCCGCGTGGCCAACAGACCACGACGGGCTTCCAGGTGTTCGATCAGCCGGACTACAGCAAGCCGGTGTCGATCATGCATCCGGAAGGCGCCGTTACCGAGATTCCGCATGACGTGTTCGGTAAGGCATTGGCGATCCATCGCCGCAACAGCGATAGCTCGCTGGCGGTGACCCGCAGCTACGTCTATGACGGCTACCAGCAGTTGTGCAAGACCGTGGAGCCGGAGACCGGCGCCACGGTGATGGACTACGACGCGGCCGGCAACCTGGCCTGGTCGGCCAGCGGGCAGAGCTACACCTCGACCTCGGCCTGCAACACCGCCGACGTCGCCGCCGGCGCCAAGGTCGGCAGGAGCTATGACGCGCGCAACCGCCTGGCCACGCTGGCGTTCCCCGATGGTGTCGGCAACCAGTCCTTCGTCTACACCGCCGATGGCCTGCCGGCCCAGGTCACCACCAACAACAGCAACGGCGGCGATGCCGTCGTCAATGCGTATACCTACAACAAGCGCCGCCTGTTGCAGGGCGAGAGCATGACCCAGCCGGGATCCAGCGCGCTGAGCATCGGCTACGCCTACACCGCCAATGGCCATCCGGCCGGCGTCACCTATCCCTCGGGGCTGGCGCTGAACTACGCGCCCAACGCGCTGGGCCAGGCCACCCAGGCCAATGGCTATGCGCTGGGCGTGAGCTACTACCCGAACGGGGCGATCAAGCAATTCACCTACGGCAACGGCATCGTGCACACGATGGCGCAGAACGCGCGCCAGCTGCCGGCGCGCAGCTCCGACAGCGGCGCCAGCAATCCGCTGGACCTGGGCTACACCTACGACGCCAACGGCAACGTCGGCGGCATCACCGACTACGCCCGCGGCCGGCAGACCCGCAGCATGAGCTACGACGGGCTGGACCGCCTGTCCACCACGCAATCGGCGATGTTCGGCGGCGACAACCTGGCGCGTTACAGCTACAACGTGCTCGACGACCTGACCGCGGTCAAGGTCGGCGGCAGCCGCGACTACAGCTATTTCTACAATTCCAACCGGCAGTTGCTGAGCGTGAACAACAGCTCCGACAGCTCGGCGGTGATCGGGTTGAGCTACGACGCCCAGGGCAACCTGTCCAACAAGAACGGCGTCCACTACCTGTTCGACAAGGGCAACCGCCTGCGCGAGGTCACCGGCGTGGAGACCTACCGCTACGACGCGCAGGGCCGCCGGGTACTGGCCAACAGCCCGAGCCTGGGCAACATCGTCTCGCTGTACGGGCAGGACGGCGTGCTGCGCTACCAGCGCGACGAGCGCGTCGGCAAGATCTCCGAGTACGTGTACCTGGGCGGCAGCCTGCTGGCCAAGGTCAGCAACCTGCCGACGCTGGCCTCGCCCAGCGTGACCGTCCCCGACTACAGCAGTTCCGGCAGCTACACCGTGCAGTGGTCCACGGTGGCCTCGGCCAACCGCTACGAACTGCAGGAGCAGGCCAACGGCGGCAGCTGGACTGCACTGTACTCCGGCACCGCGACCAGCCAGGCGGTCTCCGGCAAGGCGGCGGGCAGCTACGCCTATCGCGCCCGCGCCTGCCTGGGCAGCTACTGCGGCGCATGGAGCGCCACCGGCACGGCCGTGGTGCAGTTCGCGCCCAGCGATGCGCCCAGCATCAGCGTGCCCGGCACCGGCGTGGTCGGCAACTACACCATCAGCTGGGGCACGGTCACCGGCGCGGCCACCTACTCGCTGGAAGAGAGCGCCAACGGCGGCAGCTGGAGCGTGTCCTACAGCGGCGGCGCGCAGAGCAATGCCTACAGTGGCAAGGCAGCGGGCAGCTACGCCTACCGCGTGCGCGGCTGCAATCCGGCTGGGTGCGGACCGTACTCAGGCACCGGGACGGTGCAGGCGGTGTATGCCCCGGGTTCGGCGCCGTCGTTGAGTGCGCCGGCGACCAACACCAGCGGCAGCTACACGCTCAGCTGGAGCACGGTGGCCACCTCCAGCAGCTACACCCTCGAAGAAAGCAGCAACGGCGGCAGCAGCTGGAGCGGGATCGCCTCGGTGGGCGGAACCAGTGCAGGCGTCAGCGGCCGAGGTGCTGGCACCTATCTGTACCGGGTCAAGGCGTGCAATGCGGCCGGATGCGGTAGCTACTCCAGCAACGCCTCCACGCAAGTGATCTTCGCCCCGAGCGGCGCGCCCAGCCTGAGCGCTCCGGCCAGCGCCGGCGTCAACGGCTACACGGTGAGCTGGAGCGGCGTGGCCACCGCCAGCAGCTACACGCTGGAAGAGAGCGCCAATGGCGGCGGCTGGACGGCGACCCAAAACGCCAGTGCCACCAGCCAGGCCTTCTCCGGCAAGGGCAACGGCAGCTATGCCTACCGGGCCAAGGCCTGCAACGTCGCCGGCTGCGGGCCGTATTCCAACACCCAGACCACGGTGGTGGATACCTCGCCCCCGGCGACGCCAGCGTTCAACGCACCCAGCTATCGCTACGTCAGCGGTGGCACCGGGAGGTACTACCTCGACTGGACCGCCAGGGCACGCGCGACACGTTACGAGGTGACCGGCGCGGTCAGCTACTCCGGCCCCAACACCATCGTCACGTTGAACAAGACCGGCAGTGGCAACAGCGTCCAGGTCCGCGCCTGCAACGAGAACGGCTGCTCGGCCTGGTCCGCCGCCTTCACCCCGCCGCTCGAGGGAGGGCCGAACCAATGA
- a CDS encoding RHS repeat domain-containing protein — protein sequence MKGSAKLLTKLLWLLALAVPLHAAAETVEYFHTDALGTQIAVTDATGNLIETSEYEPYGKLLNRPVTDGPGFTGHVQDAATGLTYMQQRYYDPVIGRFLSVDPVAANANTVANFNRYKYATNNPYKFMDPDGRSDVNYFYGGNFMGVGEDPLYSAAERFDIPGFTTVMGHSWDRGYRDDGVAIKGPEVSYNSLRNDMAQNYKKGEYIFLAVVIWDLDLCLELWLEILIQRCLRVMVMSGGVRIRGGYNLHCEFQEGWHGLQ from the coding sequence ATGAAAGGAAGCGCCAAGCTCTTGACCAAACTGTTGTGGCTGTTGGCCCTCGCGGTGCCGCTCCACGCGGCGGCCGAAACGGTGGAGTATTTCCACACCGATGCCCTGGGCACCCAGATCGCGGTAACTGACGCCACCGGCAACCTGATCGAGACCAGCGAGTACGAGCCATACGGCAAGCTGCTCAACCGCCCGGTGACCGATGGACCTGGGTTCACCGGCCATGTGCAGGATGCGGCCACCGGGCTGACGTACATGCAGCAGCGGTACTATGATCCAGTGATCGGGCGATTTTTGAGTGTTGATCCTGTTGCGGCGAATGCGAACACTGTCGCGAACTTTAATCGATACAAATATGCCACTAACAACCCATACAAGTTTATGGATCCAGATGGAAGGTCGGATGTAAATTATTTCTATGGGGGGAACTTTATGGGGGTTGGGGAGGATCCGCTTTACTCCGCAGCCGAAAGATTCGATATCCCTGGCTTCACTACAGTTATGGGGCATTCTTGGGATAGGGGCTATAGAGATGACGGGGTTGCGATAAAGGGGCCGGAAGTAAGCTATAATTCTCTAAGAAATGACATGGCTCAAAATTATAAAAAGGGTGAGTATATATTCTTGGCGGTTGTCATTTGGGATTTGGATCTGTGCCTAGAGCTTTGGCTCGAGATTTTAATACAAAGGTGCTTGCGGGTAATGGTTATGTCAGGAGGGGTGAGAATAAGGGGGGGATATAACTTACACTGTGAATTCCAAGAAGGATGGCACGGGTTACAGTAG